The genomic region AGCACCAGCGCCCCCATGAGCAGCACCGCGAAGCAGACGGTGAAGGCGGTCCGCAGCGAGACCTGCGAGCGCCGGCGAGGGGGCGGGGCTTCGGGCGACAGGGCGCACCTCCGCCCGGCGGCGGGGGCTGCGGCCGGGCATCGCTCAACTAGCGCCGCCGCGGGCGGCCCGCAACCCGGCGAGCGCGATGCTTGGCGCTCGCCGCGGCGGCGGGAGGGGAGCTCTTCAAGGCTCTTCAGTGGCGGCGCGACGGGCGGCCGTGGTGGCCGAAGGCGAGCCGCTCGCCGAGGTGGAGGCCGTGCAGGTGCTCGGCGAGCCGGCGCAGCCGCTCGGCGATGGCCCGCCGCCCCGAGTAGAGCTGGCAGGCGGCCGCCGCGCCGACGCCGAGGAGCGCGAGCGGGCCGGCCTCGCCCGTGCCGACCAGGCTGGCGCCCGGCTCTGCGGCGGCCGTCGGCAGCGCGAGGACGGCGAGGAGGGCGGTGAGGATCCAGAGGAGCTTGTTCACGCGAGACCTCGTACTCGGGGGTGGCGTGTGGGTGAACCGCCGCCCGAGGGGGACCCTTTCCCCACGACCCATCTGAGGGACGCGCTGCGGGCCCGCGGAGAGAGTCCCATCGTACGCGGGTGGATCCCGGGGGCCGGACCGCGCCAGGCTCGCTCGCGGGCATCCTGGCGGCGCGCCGGGACGCCATCCTCGAGGCCTGGGCCGAGCGGGCGTCCGCCAGCCTCGGCGAGCAGCTCCCCCGGCCGGCGCTCATCGACAACATGCCGCGCTTCCTCGAGGGGCTCGAGCGCGCCCTCCGCGGCGAGCCATGCGACGCGGCGGCGCAGGCGTCCAGCACCCACGGCGCGGAGCGGCAGCAGGTGGGGGTGTCGCTGGAGCAGATCCTGCGGGAGTACTGGCTGCTCCGGCAGGTGCTCTACGCCGAGCTGGAGCGGGCAGGGGGCGCGGTCCGGCTGGACGAGCTGCGGATCCTCTCGGACGTGGTGGACGGCGGCGTCGCGGTGGCGGTGAGCCGGTACGTGCGCGAGCGGGACGCGGCGCTGGCGCAGCGGGAGCGGGAGTCGGCCCGGGCGGCGCGGCTGCTCGAGCTGGGCGACGCCTTCCTCGAGCTCGACCGCGACTTCCGCATCCTGCGCGTGAACGCGAACCAGGAGCGGCTCTCGCGGAAGCCCCGCTCGCAGACGGTGGGGCGGCGCTTCCACGAGGTCTGGCCGGAGCTCGTGGACCCGCCCTCCCGCTACCTGCGCGAGTACGAGCGCGCCATGCGCGACCGGGTGCCGGTCCAGTTCGAGGAGTTCTTCGCGCCGCTCCGGATGTGGACCGAGGTGACGGCGTACCCGGTGGACGGCGCCGGCCTCGCCGTCTTCTTCCGCGACGTCACCGAGCGCAAGGAGACCGAGGGGCGGCTCGAGCAGGCCCGGCGCTTCGCCCAGCAGCTGCTCGGGATCGTCTCCCACGACCTGCGCAATCCCCTGAGCGCCGTGCAGCTCGGGGCCAAGTCGCTGCTCCGGCGCGAGGACCTCGGCGACGCGGCCAC from Anaeromyxobacter paludicola harbors:
- a CDS encoding sensor histidine kinase, whose amino-acid sequence is MDPGGRTAPGSLAGILAARRDAILEAWAERASASLGEQLPRPALIDNMPRFLEGLERALRGEPCDAAAQASSTHGAERQQVGVSLEQILREYWLLRQVLYAELERAGGAVRLDELRILSDVVDGGVAVAVSRYVRERDAALAQRERESARAARLLELGDAFLELDRDFRILRVNANQERLSRKPRSQTVGRRFHEVWPELVDPPSRYLREYERAMRDRVPVQFEEFFAPLRMWTEVTAYPVDGAGLAVFFRDVTERKETEGRLEQARRFAQQLLGIVSHDLRNPLSAVQLGAKSLLRREDLGDAATAVVARIISAAERATRMIADLLDLTQARLGEGIAVHPRRIDLGELAEEMLRELSVAYPDRPVELRREGDLAGEWDPDRLSQVLGNLVTNAFKYGDAAAPVVITLRGEERQVCCEVRNRGPPISAELLPRLFEPLHRGPSLERAGRSIGLGLFIVREILRAHGGHIEVASGAEEGTAFSFCLPRGG